The following is a genomic window from Helicobacter sp. NHP19-003.
ATGGGGGTAAGCAAATGCGCGATGTATGGACCTTACCCGCCATCGCCCCGTGGGAGAAAAGCCTAGGCAAGCACCCCACACAAAAACCCCTGAGCCTTTTAGCCCGCTTGATTCTCATGGCAAGCACAGAAGAGAGCTTGGTTTGCGACCCTTTCAGCGGCTCGGGCTCTACGGGCATTGCGGCGAATTTACTCGGGCGCAACTTCGTGGGGATTGAAAGAGAGTTAGAGTTTATCGAGCTAGCCACCAAGCGCAAGCAGGATTTGGATCTGCGTTTTGGCGAGCTGTCTAAAAAAATTTCTAAGTGGATCGCCTAGTGCAAAACTTAAATTGTGTGTTGTTGTGTGGGGGGAAAAGCAGCCGTATGCAAGTGGGGGGCAAGCAGTTTGACAAGGCCCTTTTGCCCTTTAAAGACACCACGCTTTTAGAGTTTCAGCACGCCAAACTCAAACAATGGTTTCAAGAGGTCTATCTCTCCTGCAAACAGCCCTACCCTTTCAAGGCGCGGCATTTGATCGAAGCAACAAGCCACTTTAACCCCTTAGTGGGGATGGCACATGCGTTAAGCGCATTACAAACCCCCCTAATCTTTATCCCCGTGGATATGCCTTTTATCACGCAAGAAAGCCTTTTAAAACTCTATGACAACCGCTTTAAAGCTCCTCTAATTTATCTAAAAAGCCCCAAGACCTTTTACTTGCCGAGTTTATGCCAGCCGAGTGCCCTAGACCTCCTGCAAGAGGCTCTAGATGGGGGGCAAGAAAAAGTGGGGGCAGTGTTTGCCAAAATAGGCTTTGGGGTAGAAGTGATCGAGAGTAAAGAGTTTTGCAATTTAAACACCTACAACGACTACACAGAGGCGTTAAATGGCTGAAGAAGAAAAAACCGAGCTCCCCTCGGCAAAAAAGATTGAAAAAGCAAGAGAAGAGGGCAATGTCGCCAAGAGTTTGGAGGTCTTAGGGTTTTTAGGCTTGCTGGGCAGTTTTGGGGGGATTTTTGTGTTTTTTCAATTTTGGCTCGAGAGTTTTGAGAGCATGTTTAGGCAGTCCTTGCGCTGGGTGAAGTTAGACTTCACCCCCCATAATTTGTATGTACTGTCCTTGCAACTGCTGAAAGACATTCTATGGGTGCTGTTGCCTTTTCTCTTTTTAGTGGGGCTTGTGGCGTTTTTGGCAAATGTCTTGCAATTTGGCTTTTTATTCAGCCCCAAAGCCATTGAGCCTAAATGGAGCAAAATCAACCCCATCACAGGCTTTAAAAATCTATTCAGCCTCAAACGGCTCTTAGATGGGCTGTTGATCACCACAAAGGTGTTGATCGCTTTCATTTTGGGCTTTGTCTTGGTGTATTCATTTGTGGATGAACTCACGGGTGTGGCGCAATTTAATTACAAAGACCAGCTCTTGTGGTTTAAAGGCAAGTCTTTAGAGGTCATTGCGGGTTTGTTGTTCTTGTTTCTCGTGGCTTCTTTGTTAGATTTTATGCTCAAACGGCGGCAATACATAGAGTCCTTAAAAATGACAAAACAAGAAGTCAAGGATGAATACAAACAACAAGAGGGCAACCCCGAGATCAAAGCCAAAATCAAGCAACTCATGCTGAAAAACTCCATGAGTAAAATGATGGCGGCCATCCCCAGCGCAAATGTGGTCGTTACTAACCCAACACACTACGCTGTGGCGTTGAGGTTTGAAGAAAACGACCCCGCCCCTGTGGTTGTGGCTAAGGGCATAGACCACTTAGCCATCCGCATTAAAGGTGTGGCAAGAGAACACGAAATCGAAATCATAGAAAACCCTAAACTCGCTAGACAGCTCTACCAAGATGTGGACATTGATGAGGTGATCCCTAAAGTGCTCTTTGAGGCGGTGGCGATTGTATTTGCCCAAGTGGCGCACATCCAGCAAATGAAGAACCGCTAAAGCCCCTTGCTCTCCAGCCACTTTAAGAGGCACGCAAGCACGGCTTGCTTGTCGCTCTCATCAAAGATTTTGTGGCGGTCTTTAGAAAACAGGCGCAGTTCAATGTCCTTAAAGCCTTGTTTTTCTAGGCAGTGGTGCGCTTTTACCACGCCCACGCCAAAGTTGCCACACACATCGTCTAGCCCACTTAAAAACAAAATGGGTAAATCCTTGCGCCCATAGGCGTGGGTGTGAAACACCTTAAAAGCCCCTTCAGTCAAAAGCGCAAAACTCTTGGTGCTGAAGACAAAGCGCGAGGCCGGGTCCATGCGTAGAAGTTTCAACGCCCCCGTGTTTTTACACACCCAATTACCCTGGTACATCCGCACCTTAGGGTGCAAACTAAAGAGCGTGTTGACCCCCCCCTTAAAGTGGATATCCAAACGGCCCAACACCTTTAGCAAGAAGGCGCAAAACCTTAAGCCAAAGAAAGGGGCGGGCGTGCCTGTTAAAACCAAAGCGTCTAGGGGAGTGTAGTCGTGTTGCACCAGCCGTCTAGCCAGCAAAGACCCCATGCTATGGCCTAAAAGCACGAGTTTATGCGTGGGGTAAAGGGCTTTGATGTGTTTGGCAAGTTTGGCCATGTCCTTGACTGCCCACTCAAAGCCATCATCGCCCATCTCCCCCCAAAAAATCTCACCTTGATGCTCCAAAACACTCAGTCCATGCCCCCTGTGATCGGCGACAAAGACCACATACCCCCGATTACAAAGCTCTGCTGCCAGCCATTTATAATGCTCTTTATGCTCCACCATGCCCGTGGCAATCTGCACCACCACCCCCTTAGACTGAGTGGGCTCATAGCGGTCAAAATAAAGTTCTAAATAAGGGGGGTTATCGCTGTTGATGCGTTCGTTCTTAGCCACCTAGTCATCCTTTAAGAAAAGCGCAAATTTTCATAAGAGTCGGGGATTAAATAATCTTGACAAGCCACAAGCTCGGGGTAAAGCCCGTGTTTAAAACCCAAAGCAAAGAGCGCATCAATGCCTGCCCTTTGCTCCCCACTCAAAGCGCAAGAGTTTTCATTGGCATACATGCTTAAATAAGTGTCTAAATGTGCCTTATGGACTCTCACTAAGCTCCGCTCTAAGAGCATGTCCGCTAGCAAATCTTGGTGCTTTAGAGCAAGCACAATCGCCTTGTTTAAAGCCTTTTGCATGCGTATGGCTTGCGTTAAAGGGATGGAACGCCTAAGAGCCATGCCCCCTAAAGGCAGGGGCAACTCGCTGTTAGAGAGCTCACACCACACCTCCCAAATCTCTTTTTCCACAATCAAATCGGGGTGAAAGTCTAAAATGCTCTCGTGGATCAGCACTCCCGCGTCCACTTCACCCTTTAAAACAGCTCCTTCGATCTCTAAGAAATTTTTATACACCACCCGTGCCTGTGGGTAATAGAGCCTGAACAAAAGGGCATTGGTGGTGTACTGCCCGCTTAAAGCCACTTTGAAATTCTTTTTAAGGGGCTTGTTTTGAAGGCGCACCAGCTTAGGCCCATAGCCCTGCCCAAAACTTGTCGCTGGTTGCAACAAGGCGTAATGGTCTTTAATGAGGGGGTAGAGCCCAAAACTAATGGCGCTAATGGCATGCGTGCCCTTAAGGGCTTCTTGGTTTAGGCTCTCTATGTCTAGGGCGTGGTGCGTGAAAGGCTTAGGGAAATTGACCCACCCAAAGGCAAGGGCGTAAAACATAAAAATATCGTCCGCATCGGGGCTGTGCGCTATGCTTAGCATGCAACCTTCCTTTTCTCTCATTTTAGCTTGTTTTATTAAAAATAGGGCGTTGTGCCTTTTAGGGATTCTAAGCGCATTTGAAGGGCATTATAAAGGTCTTGTGCTGGGCAATGACTTGAGTTGGGGGCGTGTCCGCAAGCTTGCTAGCCGATTGCATCTTTGCCGACCTTTTCTCAGGCACGGCAGCGGTGGGGCGGTTGTTTAAAAACCATGCCAAACAGGTGTTGAGCAACGATAAAGAGTTTTATAGTTTCGTACTTGCCAAACACTACATTGAAAACACCAAACCCCTCAAGCGGGCACAAACTCTCATCGATGCGCTCAATAACTTGCCCCCACTAGCGGGCAAAATCTACCAACACTACGCTTTAGGCGGTGGGGAAGGGCGCTTATACTTTAGCGACAGCAATGCTCTAAAAATCGATGCCATGCGCACCCAAATTGACAAAAGGGCTTTTTGGGCGTATTAAAGACTCTTAAATACGCATTAGGTACTCGTTAAACTTAAATTGCACTCCATCGGCAATGAGTGTGGGCCTAAAACACCACTAAAGAGTCGATGGCCTCTAAAAAAGGCACTATAACCCTTTATGGATGGAGGCTGGTTGTTGCGCTAAATCCAGCAACTTAGAGGCTTGTTAAAGGTCTCTTCAAGGGTCTTAAATCCACGGTAATGCTCATGTCATAGAGGGTTTTATACACACCAAGTGCTTTAAAAATTTCTTGACCCAAAAATCTTTTTTATGGGTTGTTGTTTTTCATGTTGCGTCTAGCTGTGTAAGTGTTGCTTTTGTGGGGAGAAGTTATTTAATCTAAGCGCACGATCAAGGCTTTGCCGTGCTTGCTAAGATGACAAGATCGGGGTTTGCTGTGGGTTTACAAAACTCGAGAACATTAAAGGGCTTTTAGGGG
Proteins encoded in this region:
- a CDS encoding molybdenum cofactor guanylyltransferase; this encodes MQNLNCVLLCGGKSSRMQVGGKQFDKALLPFKDTTLLEFQHAKLKQWFQEVYLSCKQPYPFKARHLIEATSHFNPLVGMAHALSALQTPLIFIPVDMPFITQESLLKLYDNRFKAPLIYLKSPKTFYLPSLCQPSALDLLQEALDGGQEKVGAVFAKIGFGVEVIESKEFCNLNTYNDYTEALNG
- the flhB gene encoding flagellar biosynthesis protein FlhB — encoded protein: MAEEEKTELPSAKKIEKAREEGNVAKSLEVLGFLGLLGSFGGIFVFFQFWLESFESMFRQSLRWVKLDFTPHNLYVLSLQLLKDILWVLLPFLFLVGLVAFLANVLQFGFLFSPKAIEPKWSKINPITGFKNLFSLKRLLDGLLITTKVLIAFILGFVLVYSFVDELTGVAQFNYKDQLLWFKGKSLEVIAGLLFLFLVASLLDFMLKRRQYIESLKMTKQEVKDEYKQQEGNPEIKAKIKQLMLKNSMSKMMAAIPSANVVVTNPTHYAVALRFEENDPAPVVVAKGIDHLAIRIKGVAREHEIEIIENPKLARQLYQDVDIDEVIPKVLFEAVAIVFAQVAHIQQMKNR
- a CDS encoding alpha/beta fold hydrolase — encoded protein: MAKNERINSDNPPYLELYFDRYEPTQSKGVVVQIATGMVEHKEHYKWLAAELCNRGYVVFVADHRGHGLSVLEHQGEIFWGEMGDDGFEWAVKDMAKLAKHIKALYPTHKLVLLGHSMGSLLARRLVQHDYTPLDALVLTGTPAPFFGLRFCAFLLKVLGRLDIHFKGGVNTLFSLHPKVRMYQGNWVCKNTGALKLLRMDPASRFVFSTKSFALLTEGAFKVFHTHAYGRKDLPILFLSGLDDVCGNFGVGVVKAHHCLEKQGFKDIELRLFSKDRHKIFDESDKQAVLACLLKWLESKGL
- a CDS encoding menaquinone biosynthesis family protein, which codes for MLSIAHSPDADDIFMFYALAFGWVNFPKPFTHHALDIESLNQEALKGTHAISAISFGLYPLIKDHYALLQPATSFGQGYGPKLVRLQNKPLKKNFKVALSGQYTTNALLFRLYYPQARVVYKNFLEIEGAVLKGEVDAGVLIHESILDFHPDLIVEKEIWEVWCELSNSELPLPLGGMALRRSIPLTQAIRMQKALNKAIVLALKHQDLLADMLLERSLVRVHKAHLDTYLSMYANENSCALSGEQRAGIDALFALGFKHGLYPELVACQDYLIPDSYENLRFS
- a CDS encoding DNA adenine methylase, yielding MSASLLADCIFADLFSGTAAVGRLFKNHAKQVLSNDKEFYSFVLAKHYIENTKPLKRAQTLIDALNNLPPLAGKIYQHYALGGGEGRLYFSDSNALKIDAMRTQIDKRAFWAY